The genomic interval AAACACGCAGAGCCTCCACGTTCTCATTGGGCTGGCAGTCGGTCGTAGCACTATCCACCTGATGAATCACACCAGCTGCACCGCCCACAGCGGTCTTCACCACCTCTTTGTAGGCATTCTCCTGCCCCTGAATCTTCACCTCTGGATCCAGCGTTGCAGCACACAGCCAGAAGTTGGCATCATAGCGAGGATCAGCAGGCTGCTTGTGGATATGAACCCCAGGAACGTCCTTCAGCAGCTCCTCATACAGCTTCTGCACATGCTTGTGGTGCGCGATATGCGCATCCAGCACCGTCATCTGGCCGCGACCGATACCCGCACACACGTTACTCATACGGTAGTTGTAACCGATGGCCGTATGCTGATAGTAAGGATACGCATCGCGCGCCTGCGTGGCATACCACATAATCTCGTTGGCATCCTTCTCGTTGCGGCAAATCAGTGCTCCGCCACCGCTGGTGGTAATCATCTTGTTGCCGTTAAACGAAAGCACGCCATACTGACCGAAAGTGCCCAGTACCTGACCATTGAAGCGCGAACCCATTCCTTCAGCTGCATCTTCTACCACAGGAATACCATACTTATCAGCGATAGCCATAATCTTATCAATCTGATATGGCATGCCATAGAGTGCTACAGGCACAATAGCCTTCGGGTACTTACCAGTTTTCTCCTTACGGTCGATAATAGCTTTCTCCAGCAATTCCGGATCCATGTTCCATGTGTCCTTTTCGCTACCGATAAATACAGGCTTTGCCCCACAATAGGTAATAGGGTGCGAACTGGCACAGAACGTGTAACTCTGCACGCACACCTCGTCGCCAGGGCCTACGCCACACGCCAGCAGCGCCAGGTGCACTGCCGCCGTACCCGCACTCAGGCACACCACCTTGGTATCCTTCAGTGCCTCGTTCAGATGCCACGAGGCGGGATTAGCCTCTGGCCAACGTGAATCACCATATACTGCACTCTCATTATTGCTTGTTACAAACCTACGAAGATCCTCCTCGAAAGCATTCACGTTCGGTCCCATCGGCACCACCCAGTTCGTATCGAATGCTTCCTTTACATACTTCTGTTCCCAACCCTCTTCCGACATATGCGCCAGACAGAGGTAGATCGTTTTTCTTTCTGCCATAATAATTATGTTTTTATTATTTATTTGATTCTTGAATTATTTTCTTTTTTATTTTGCCATCCAACGCTCGTCTTGTGTCACTTGAACAATTTTGAATCAGATTTTTGATTAATTTTGAGGAACCGAGTAAGCAGCGAGAGCCATGATGCTTGCATCAATGGCCGAGTCGCGTTCGAGGTCGACGATTGTCAACGGAGTGACGACCATTCCTCCCCCACTGCGGCACAAACAAGTATGAGCAAAACAACCAAATCGCCTTCAGGTATTTCATTTCTTAATGAGGCTCCACATCAGTATTAAGAGCCTGGCGCAGCTCATGTTGCAGTGCCAGTTCCCATCGCTGTAACTCTGTTT from Prevotella sp. E13-27 carries:
- a CDS encoding DegT/DnrJ/EryC1/StrS family aminotransferase; its protein translation is MMAERKTIYLCLAHMSEEGWEQKYVKEAFDTNWVVPMGPNVNAFEEDLRRFVTSNNESAVYGDSRWPEANPASWHLNEALKDTKVVCLSAGTAAVHLALLACGVGPGDEVCVQSYTFCASSHPITYCGAKPVFIGSEKDTWNMDPELLEKAIIDRKEKTGKYPKAIVPVALYGMPYQIDKIMAIADKYGIPVVEDAAEGMGSRFNGQVLGTFGQYGVLSFNGNKMITTSGGGALICRNEKDANEIMWYATQARDAYPYYQHTAIGYNYRMSNVCAGIGRGQMTVLDAHIAHHKHVQKLYEELLKDVPGVHIHKQPADPRYDANFWLCAATLDPEVKIQGQENAYKEVVKTAVGGAAGVIHQVDSATTDCQPNENVEALRVFMLGKKIEARPTWKPMHKQPVYAGAPVYTNGIEEELFKVGFCLPAGPYVTDDDVRYIVESIKEAIV